The proteins below are encoded in one region of Phaseolus vulgaris cultivar G19833 chromosome 1, P. vulgaris v2.0, whole genome shotgun sequence:
- the LOC137813477 gene encoding uncharacterized protein: MKMEPARVTIDLDDYEISEKQTVLNSGDFRLERRWKRRELSNKREKHNHHDSGTISTIKSCGNVAILSVQEGHMSEDEMDEDYKLFLVTYIPEDTYDVSDGNVDGYDNDINMGYDSVHYDHEYRTFLEEERFHKDPKLDTELMKGSKQRFETRKDGSIGSDSVRKQLSCPIKSQQNLEAKRRLSKKRPREDVSIVPKNNCHAETKGSKQRDETGNQAYKGSDSMQKQTSYSLKSHQNLEAKRGLSNKRPLEDVSGVPKNSCHTEMMKGAKQSTEFGNKGSYSVRKQTRVTLKPQQNLETIRGLSKKRPYEDASVVPENNCHSNTELDVEDEDYRIFLNSCMDDHIRSELIGKSSSVMRNSQVSEHVLSEVDEDYLQYLNSLRIVDDEEECLPERNSSKTDMPKRNTTKTDMPGKNTSKTDHTDMPKRNTTKTDMPGKNTSKTDKTDMPKRITTKTDMPGKNTSKTDMPGKNTSKTDMPGKNTSKTDMPGKNTSKTDMPGKNTSKTDMLGKNTSKTDMPKRNTSVMPERKTLESGMPDWNTLKTEMPERNTSKTEMPERNTSKTEMPERNTLHTDIPKRNISNTVNVDGDNNSSEPDLILLEPDQIHENTPFVSSKTYDSSWFETEMNLKDNWQLSAYDHSQFRRRLMNDLQRPYDQEECDRLLLEVRQKRKKERHRETRQGVVKSYCTKGVNKSYLELYPDLAKAISKIKQPEKVLFILRGFIFWLQNLTHEGIFRPWCDNLCLEILRKM; this comes from the exons TTGTGGAAATGTGGCGATTTTGTCAGTACAAGAGGGTCATATGTCAGAGGATGAAATGGATGAAGATTACAAATTGTTTTTGGTTACATATATTCCTGAAGATACTTATGATGTCAGTGATGGTAACGTTGATGGTTATGATAATGACATCAATATGGGCTACGACAGTGTCCATTATGATCATGAGTATAGAACGTTCTTGGAAGAAGAAAGGTTTCATAAAGATCCCAAGTTAGACACCGAGTTGATGAAGGGTTCAAAACAAAGGTTTGAAACAAGAAAAGATGGAAGTATAGGAAGTGATTCAGTGAGAAAACAGTTAAGTTGCCCAATAAAATCTCAGCAGAATTTGGAGGCTAAAAGAAGACTAAGTAAGAAAAGGCCACGTGAAGATGTTTCTATTGTGCCCAAGAATAATTGCCACGCTGAGACGAAGGGTTCAAAACAAAGGGATGAGACTGGAAATCAAGCATATAAAGGAAGTGATTCAATGCAAAAGCAAACAAGTTACTCATTGAAATCTCATCAGAATTTGGAGGCTAAAAGAGGACTTAGCAATAAAAGACCACTTGAAGATGTTTCAGGTGTGCCCAAAAACAGTTGTCACACTGAGATGATGAAGGGTGCAAAACAAAGTACTGAGTTTGGAAATAAAGGGAGTTATTCAGTGAGAAAACAGACAAGGGTAACATTGAAACCTCAGCAAAATTTGGAGACTATAAGAGGACTTAGTAAGAAAAGGCCTTATGAAGATGCTTCAGTGGTGCCCGAGAACAATTGTCACAGTAATACGGAATTAGATGTTGAGGATGAAGATTACCGGATATTCCTGAATTCTTGTATGGATGACCATATACGCAGTGAATTAATAGGAAAGAGTTCAAGTGTCATGCGAAATTCACAAGTTTCTGAACATGTGCTGAGTGAAGTTGATGAAGATTACCTACAATATCTGAATTCTCTAAGGATTGTTGATGATGAGGAGGAGTGTTTGCCTGAAAGGAATAGCTCAAAGACAGACATGCCTAAGAGGAATACCACAAAGACAGACATGCCTGGGAAGAACACCTCAAAGACAGACCACACAGACATGCCTAAGAGGAATACCACAAAGACAGACATGCCTGGGAAGAACACCTCAAAGACAGACAAGACAGACATGCCTAAGAGGATAACCACAAAGACAGACATGCCTGGGAAGAACACCTCCAAGACAGACATGCCTGGGAAGAACACCTCCAAGACAGACATGCCTGGGAAGAACACCTCCAAGACAGACATGCCTGGGAAGAACACCTCCAAGACAGACATGCCTGGGAAGAACACCTCAAAGACAGACATGCTTGGGAAGAACACCTCAAAGACAGACATGCCTAAGAGGAATACCTCAGTCATGCCTGAGAGAAAAACCTTAGAGTCAGGCATGCCTGACTGGAATACCTTAAAAACAGAGATGCCTGAGAGAAATACCTCAAAAACAGAGATGCCTGAGAGAAATACCTCAAAAACAGAGATGCCTGAGAGAAATACCTTACATACAGACATACCTAAGAGGAATATCTCGAATACAGTTAATGTAGATGGTGACAATAATTCCTCTGAACCTGATCTTATTCTTCTAGAACCTGATCAAATTCACGAGAACACTCCATTTGTTTCTTCGAAAACATATGATTCGTCT TGGTTTGAAACTGAAATGAACCTCAAAGACAACTGGCAATTATCTGCTTACGATCATTCTCAGTTTAGAAGAAGACTTATGAACGATCTTCAAAGGCCTTATGACCAAGAAGAATGTGATAGACTTCTTCTTGAAGTACGTCAAAAGAGGAAAAAAGAGCGTCATAGAGAAACACGTCAAGGGGTGGTCAAATCTTATTGCACTAAGGGTGTTAACAAATCATATCTTGAGTTGTATCCTG ATCTAGCTAAAGCAATttctaaaatcaaacaaccggAGAAGGTTTTATTTATCTTGCGCGGATTTATTTTCTGGTTGCAA AATTTGACCCACGAAGGAATATTTCGGCCCTGGTGTGACAATTTATGCTTGGAAATTTTAAGGAAAATGTGA